Proteins co-encoded in one Brassica oleracea var. oleracea cultivar TO1000 chromosome C4, BOL, whole genome shotgun sequence genomic window:
- the LOC106338222 gene encoding uncharacterized protein LOC106338222: MLNGLNDKFDYILNVVKHQKPFPSFDGAKNMLEMEESHLKKIHKVTATHKDHSSSSTVLVATDQPNLAPQQYNNRRNNSGRGNRRGNRNKGRYNNNNYHQRPNYNNWGSPPPWYGFNNWSQQPQQSPAPWKMPPHIQYAPRPYTLPAQCPAPAQAHLTDANLVPTTDFAEAFNTMTLADPSQHGWFMDSGATAHLASSSSILHFFFNTNTGRSVMVGNGSSIPISSSGNSIIPSQTRPLHLKDVMIAPNIIRNLVSVCRFTTDNRCSVEFDPFGFSVKDLETRKLLLRSDSTGDLYPVPSHLNKSMALAAITKESPSTWHKRLVHTNNNALNLLISSETDNPSKVFQDILLAPQPTESVSVPPKPTPATTNNAPSQPPIPVQRMTMGSQMESTGDTKLAWSPMAKLNRLE; encoded by the exons ATGTTGAATGGTCTCAACGACAAATTTGACTACATTCTGAATGTGGTCAAACACCAGAAGCCATTTCCCTCATTTGATGGCGCGAAGAACATGCTAGAGATGGAGGAGTCTCACCTCAAAAAGATCCACAAAGTCACCGCAACTCACAAAGATCATTCTTCTTCTTCAACGGTGCTTGTAGCTACAGATCAGCCCAACCTTGCGCCTCAACAATACAACAATCGGAGGAATAACTCAGGTCGTGGTAACAGACGAGGCAATCGCAACAAGGGACGCTACAACAACAACAACTACCATCAGCGTCCCAACTACAACAACTGGGGTTCTCCACCACCATGGTATGGCTTCAACAACTGGTCGCAGCAGCCACAACAATCACCAGCTCCATGGAAAATGCCTCCTCACATTCAGTATGCTCCGCGGCCCTATACATTACCAGCTCAGTGTCCTGCTCCGGCTCAAGCCCACTTGACTGACGCCAATCTCGTGCCAACTACGGACTTTGCGGAGGCGTTCAATACAATGACGCTAGCGGACCCTTCACAACATGGATGGTTCATGGACAGTGGTGCAACCGCACACTTAGCTTCATCGTCAAGTATACTTCACTTTTTTTTTAATACGAACACCGGAAGGTCTGTCATGGTCGGTAATGGTTCGTCTATACCTATATCTTCTTCTGGCAATTCCATTATTCCATCTCAGACTCGTCCTTTACATTTAAAAGACGTCATGATTGCTCCTAACATTATTAGAAACCTTGTCTCTGTTTGTCGTTTCACCACCGACAATCGGTGTTCTGTTGAATTTGACCCATTTGGCTTTTCCGTGAAGGATCTGGAAACTCGGAAACTCTTACTCCGCAGTGACAGTACAGGTGATCTCTACCCAGTGCCCTCTCATCTTAATAAATCAATGGCACTTGCGGCTATCACCAAAGAATCTCCTTCAACGTGGCATAAGCGTCTTGTTCATACGAACAACAATGCTCTTAATCTTCTTATTTCTTCTG AAACAGATAATCCTTCTAAAGTGTTCCAGGATATTCTCCTAGCACCTCAGCCAACCGAGTCAGTCTCTGTTCCTCCCAAACCAACACCTGCGACGACAAATAACGCTCCCTCTCAACCTCCAATACCGGTCCAGAGGATGACTATGGGGAGTCAG ATGGAATCCACAGGAGACACAAAGCTCGCTTGGTCGCCAATGGCAAAACTCAACAGGCTGGAGTAG
- the LOC106338223 gene encoding uncharacterized protein LOC106338223 has translation MRAISLIRFFFFIVIYLCFSTPSTAAPHTTTERAYGVTNIKTHIPLVLDLDECNYDAWRELFLMHCLTFDALGHLDGSSTPTDDNDAAWHKRDVIVKLWLYGTIAKPLFKSTFKKGGTAHDVWARIENQFRNNKEARVMQLDNDLRNKEIGELSINEYCQQQVHCRPAL, from the coding sequence ATGAGAGCCATCTCTCTGATCCGATTCTTTTTCTTTATCGTAATCTACCTTTGCTTTTCTACGCCATCGACGGCTGCCCCACACACCACGACCGAGAGAGCCTACGGAGTTACGAACATTAAGACACACATACCGCTTGTCCTTGATCTAGACGAGTGCAACTACGATGCGTGGAGGGAGTTGTTCCTGATGCACTGCCTCACCTTCGATGCTCTCGGCCATCTTGATGGAAGCTCTACCCCGACTGATGACAACGACGCCGCCTGGCACAAGCGAGATGTGATTGTTAAGCTTTGGCTGTATGGAACGATTGCTAAGCCGCTGTTCAAATCCACTTTCAAGAAAGGTGGAACCGCTCACGACGTTTGGGCTCGGATTGAGAATCAATTCCGAAACAATAAAGAAGCTAGAGTCATGCAACTGGACAACGACCTTCGCAACAAGGAGATCGGAGAACTATCCATTAACGAGTACTGTCAACAACAAGTCCACTGCCGACCTGCTCTCTAA